A stretch of the Aphanothece sacrum FPU1 genome encodes the following:
- a CDS encoding GGDEF domain-containing response regulator, with protein sequence MNLQSCEKADILIIDDQIDNLRLLSNLLAKRGYRVRQAVDGEMALIAIDTETPDVILLDIKIPRLDGYGVCSYLKKNEKTAEIPVIFLSAFDEILEKTKAFEVGGVDYITKPYHTQEVLARVETQVKLSLLHQKLQSNNRYLKRQLKLSEAAQEFHAQPQIDAYLLHQAIAATYNGIIITDATHSDNPIIYANPGFERMTGYSLEEVKGKNCRFLQGSDREQSGILELHNCIQEKRECSITVRNYRKDGILFWNEVSLSPVKDESGQVVYYIGVQTDVTQRKLAEEERQRYEASVHKMNRELHELNTKLHRLANLDGLTEVANRRCFDETLEHEWRRLSREKQPLSLILGDIDYFKLYNDNYGHLSGDDCLKKVAQAISSVIHRPADLVARYGGEEFAIILPNTPTSGAMQVAQKILEEIRQLQLPHKASKVQSYVTMSLGVGTVLPTLGISETTLINQADEFLFQAKKEGRDRVVSYPV encoded by the coding sequence ATGAACCTTCAGTCTTGTGAAAAAGCCGATATTTTAATTATAGACGATCAAATTGATAACTTAAGATTGTTATCAAATCTATTAGCTAAGCGAGGATATCGAGTACGACAAGCCGTAGATGGAGAAATGGCTTTAATTGCTATTGACACCGAAACACCTGATGTTATTTTACTAGATATTAAAATTCCTCGACTGGATGGATATGGAGTTTGTAGTTATCTAAAAAAAAACGAGAAAACCGCAGAAATTCCCGTTATTTTTTTAAGTGCATTTGATGAAATATTAGAAAAAACAAAAGCCTTTGAAGTCGGAGGAGTAGATTATATTACCAAGCCTTATCATACTCAAGAAGTATTAGCCAGAGTTGAAACCCAAGTTAAACTTAGTCTATTACATCAGAAATTACAAAGTAATAATCGTTACTTAAAACGACAATTAAAATTAAGTGAAGCTGCCCAAGAATTTCATGCTCAACCTCAAATAGATGCTTACTTACTTCATCAAGCAATCGCCGCGACTTACAACGGAATTATTATTACAGATGCCACCCATTCTGATAATCCTATTATCTATGCTAACCCTGGATTTGAAAGAATGACAGGGTATTCTTTAGAAGAAGTAAAAGGAAAAAATTGTCGTTTTCTTCAAGGAAGTGATCGAGAGCAATCCGGCATCTTAGAATTACATAATTGTATTCAAGAAAAGAGAGAATGTTCTATTACTGTTCGTAATTATCGTAAAGATGGTATTCTTTTTTGGAACGAGGTATCTTTATCTCCAGTCAAAGATGAGTCAGGACAAGTTGTCTATTACATTGGGGTGCAAACCGATGTCACACAACGTAAACTAGCAGAAGAAGAAAGACAACGTTATGAGGCTTCTGTCCATAAAATGAATCGTGAATTACACGAACTCAATACTAAATTACATCGTTTAGCCAACCTAGATGGGTTAACCGAAGTAGCGAACCGTCGTTGTTTTGATGAAACCCTCGAACACGAATGGCGGCGTTTGAGTCGAGAAAAACAGCCCCTATCCTTAATTTTAGGGGATATTGACTATTTTAAATTGTATAACGATAATTATGGACATTTATCAGGAGATGATTGTCTCAAAAAAGTAGCCCAAGCTATCTCTAGTGTTATTCATCGTCCGGCTGATTTAGTTGCCCGCTATGGGGGTGAAGAATTCGCCATTATCTTACCTAATACTCCCACATCAGGAGCCATGCAAGTCGCCCAGAAAATTCTCGAAGAAATTCGACAGTTACAACTTCCCCATAAAGCCTCAAAAGTACAATCCTATGTCACCATGAGTTTAGGGGTAGGCACAGTGCTTCCCACTTTAGGAATATCAGAAACCACTTTAATTAATCAAGCTGATGAGTTCCTCTTTCAAGCAAAAAAAGAAGGCCGCGATCGCGTGGTTAGTTATCCAGTCTAA